A region from the Leishmania panamensis strain MHOM/PA/94/PSC-1 chromosome 20 sequence genome encodes:
- a CDS encoding hypothetical protein (TriTrypDB/GeneDB-style sysID: LpmP.20.3780) encodes MLRRLASKTTMTAAAPLLASTRNYNFFVFQNPVRRPQLSPEERAKVQINYAEWPEEFRNFDPEDPYKNSPEIIEGLSSWNLFLWGVECAFIYQFYEVVFPKSI; translated from the coding sequence ATGCTCCGCCGTTTAGCCTCCAAAACAACGatgacggctgctgcgcctctgctggcCAGCACCCGTAACTACAACTTCTTCGTCTTCCAGAATCCCGTTCGCCGCCCGCAGCTCTCGCCGGAGGAACGGGCCAAGGTGCAGATCAACTACGCCGAGTGGCCCGAGGAGTTCCGTAACTTCGACCCGGAAGACCCGTACAAGAACTCACCGGAGATTATTGAAGGACTCAGCAGCTGGAACCTCTTCCTGTGGGGTGTCGAGTGCGCCTTCATCTACCAGTTCTACGAAGTGGTCTTCCCCAAGAGCATCTAA
- a CDS encoding hypothetical protein (TriTrypDB/GeneDB-style sysID: LpmP.20.3790): MSSTSPLSAKRGSAPPEKAAVEPPPLSLDTRAVSSTAVTPLPAGPVLLDTTSKKTMKTASASASEGPAQPEPPPSPLQESLIRRLLASWQQGVVASIGAVMGIGFLLYFLYTPVKEDTVHHTAVVASEALADARLKGQAVQLSKDVVLEVLRNPKSLDATVDVVVELLAREETKIAVSSLLQSLFEDHYTQEVTKKFVLQVVQDPWIQDQLQVITEEQVRKLLNSAAIKSELSRFLLKSALDSLEKPQLHYEAAKAMRHSVASLVNFWWS; this comes from the coding sequence ATGTCGTCtacttcccctctctccgctaAGAGAGGTAGCGCGCCCCCCGAGAAGGCTGCAGTCgaaccgccgccgctctccctTGACACTCGAGCCGTATCGTCCACAGCGGTGACACCTTTGCCCGCAGGGCCGGTGCTATTGGACACCACATCCAAAAAAACGATGAAGACAGCATCGGCATCAGCGTCAGAGGGCCCCGCTCAACCCGAGCCTCCGCCGTCCCCGCTGCAGGAGAGTCTTATTCGACGACTCCTGGCGTCATGGCAGCAAGGAGTGGTGGCTAGCATTGGCGCCGTTATGGGCATTGGCTTCCTTCTGTACTTCTTGTACACACCTGTGAAGGAAGATACGGTGCACCATACGGCCGTGGTGGCATCTGAAGCGCTGGCCGACGCTCGGCTCAAAGGgcaggcggtgcagctctcCAAGGATgtggtgctggaggtgctgcgcaaccCCAAGTCACTCGACGCGACTGTGGATGTCGTTGTCGAATTGCTGGCGCGCGAAGAGACGAAGATTGCCGTCTCCTCGCTCCTGCAGTCCTTGTTCGAGGACCACTACACGCAGGAGGTGACGAAGAAATTTGTTTTGCAGGTTGTGCAAGACCCTTGGATTCAGGACCAGCTGCAGGTAATTACGGAGGAACAGGTGCGCAAGCTCCTCAACAGCGCTGCCATCAAGTCTGAGCTGTCCAGGTTCCTGCTCAAGTCGGCACTGGACTCGCTAGAaaagccgcagctgcactaCGAAGCGGCGAAGGCAATGCGCCACTCTGTCGCATCACTCGTCAACTTCTGGTGGAGCTGA
- a CDS encoding hypothetical protein (TriTrypDB/GeneDB-style sysID: LpmP.20.3810) produces MESSVVDSFAATTMSLTTPQRRDFMRHWLRSLAGIVKYLSRQERPFGVPGRVEADRFSPRSSRRARRAPDKDETWSGASPYFSLPASDLLCLCLRESAMADPRTGPDVLRELLLCAVKLELGEMEVLQHIVNVLTNADACRHQTSSEQVELLNSVSLAVKRCKLPRPPLDRVLCILPRATLSVRENLQVLSSIHRLQHTHMTDVVATVSRKAAQQTNEYSVKDVIYGLEVAALLPGCNEVFVAGVLLRAGALAPHMSAKHLGAVCKYVALLNPSRRQNTLSYSCGKELRALLPLLVERTEQLLGHFRLHEARHVLRCFREHKVRHSLIFSRLTPIAVDD; encoded by the coding sequence ATGGAGTCGTCGGTAGTGGACAGCTTCGCTGCCACCACAATGTCCTTGACAACTCCGCAGAGGCGCGACTTTATGCGTCACTGGCTTCGGAGTTTGGCAGGCATTGTGAAGTACCTCTCGCGCCAAGAAAGGCCTTTTGGTGTACCTGGACGCGTTGAGGCCGACCGCTTCTCGCCGCGCTCATCGCGACGTGCGCGCCGTGCCCCGGACAAAGATGAGACCTGGTCAGGTGCCTCGCCgtatttctctctcccgGCAAGTGATCTTCTGTGTCTCTGCCTGCGAGAGAGTGCGATGGCTGACCCGAGAACAGGCCCTGATGTCTTGCGCGAGCTGCTCCTATGCGCAGTGAAGCTGGAGCTTGGTGAGATGGAGGTGCTACAGCACATTGTCAACGTCCTGACGAACGCTGATGCGTGTCGCCATCAAACATCCTCAGagcaggtggagctgctAAACAGCGTGTCGCTTGCAGTGAAGCGGTGCAAGCTGCCACGTCCACCTCTGGATCGCGTCCTCTGTATCTTGCCAAGGGCGACACTGAGCGTTCGCGAGAATCTTCAGGTTCTCTCTTCTATTCACCGCctacagcacacacacatgacGGACGTGGTTGCCACGGTGTCACGGAAGGCCGCCCAACAGACTAACGAGTACAGCGTCAAGGACGTGATCTACGGACTGGAggttgcagcgctgcttccgGGGTGTAATGAGGTCTTCGTGGCTGGTGTACTACTGCGCGCTGGCGCGCTAGCACCACACATGTCTGCGAAGCACCTGGGTGCTGTCTGCAAGTATGTTGCGCTGCTCAACCCTTCCCGCAGACAAAACACACTTTCCTACTCCTGTGGTAAGGAGTTGCGCGCACTTCTCCCGTTGCTGGTGGAGCGgacagagcagctgctcggtCACTTTCGGCTTCACGAGGCACGCCATGTGCTTCGCTGCTTCCGCGAACATAAAGTGCGTCATTCGCTCATTTTCTCCCGTCTGACTCCTATCGCTGTTGATGACTAA
- a CDS encoding nucleolar protein family a member-like protein (TriTrypDB/GeneDB-style sysID: LpmP.20.3750) produces MSHEGQANATEEYDYDRELYRCPISWPITSDKPKMTKKVYSLIKKSVTANKKKGIVKGIKDVTKAIRKGQKGVLVLGADASPYDVVSHFPVMAEEAKIPYVWVPSRQDLGTATQCKRATSVVLLKVSEELKSSYDKIVLAIEDLNSEE; encoded by the coding sequence ATGTCGCACGAGGGGCAGGCAAATGCGACGGAGGAATACGATTACGATCGAGAGCTCTACCGCTGCCCCATCTCATGGCCCATCACCTCCGACAAGCCCAAGATGACCAAGAAGGTGTACTCCCTCATCAAGAAGAGCGTCACGGCAAATAAAAAGAAGGGTATCGTGAAAGGCATAAAGGATGTCACCAAGGCGATTCGAAAAGGCCAGAAGGGAGTCCTGGTGCTCGGCGCCGACGCGTCTCCGTACGATGTGGTGTCGCACTTCCCAGTCATGGCCGAGGAAGCGAAGATCCCTTACGTGTGGGTACCTTCGCGCCAGGACCTCGGCACGGCCACCCAGTGCAAGCGTGCCACCTccgtggtgctgctgaaggtCAGCGAGGAGCTCAAGTCGAGCTATGACAAAATTGTGCTCGCTATCGAGGATCTCAACTCGGAGGAGTAG
- a CDS encoding hypothetical protein (TriTrypDB/GeneDB-style sysID: LpmP.20.3770), with amino-acid sequence MYGHQSGCTHTDCASMEDLMTRAADAAPYPLHVLQRHSKILGIVGEAALPTLPMSGESCTHRVSSATDLEPFMADSLILEVLFTWCARVRCSLSRTLKRHCLVVKSVSRGIAFSALLVRDSSDANTAETVWTDVERCTELWKTPSPSDRTETLHVHLMSVPEVPDTISTTLDDMPSASAAAPGCSHVTTRVLLGDSPSEIVMGIRQLFDRLLSTETESLSGTEVCWPACMLFPVNVHTRDDEKRRAEHAALLLPYQGLLHHENAVQVWSTWKDLRQQHEANKAFVFRTGEAWERHLATTPHTDLTPASAPSLPGAETVLTSGAYDYYHYRVDGFRDDGWGCAYRSLQTVLSWFQHAGLIRAAMPSIREIQEILYVVDPDKANKKAFVGSCDWIGSFEIMLVLQHYLPGLECTIRRLESGKDLDTDSSVQLLLMEHFRNPLAPPVMIGGSSYAHTILGVHINLHTVEAQYLILDPHYSAYPTQLKTVIKKGYVGWKEASKFFEAGSWYNLCIPRVNLFDPR; translated from the coding sequence ATGTACGGACACCAAAGCGGGTGCACGCACACTGACTGCGCCTCCATGGAGGATCTCATGACTCGCGCAGCCGACGCAGCCCCCTACCCGCTGCATGTCTTGCAACGCCATAGCAAGATTCTTGGCATTGTCGGTGAGGCTGCGCTGCCTACATTGCCCATGTCAGGTGAAAGCTGCACGCATCGAGTCAGCTCTGCCACCGATCTGGAGCCGTTCATGGCGGATTCGCTAATACTGGAGGTACTGTTCACGTGGTGCGCGCGTGTCCGTTGCTCTCTGTCGCGCACTTTGAAGCGGCATTGCCTTGTTGTAAAGAGTGTTTCTCGCGGCATCGCGTTCTCTGCCCTTCTCGTGCGAGACTCCAGCGACGCGAACACCGCAGAAACAGTGTGGACAGATGTGGAGCGCTGCACGGAGCTGTGGAAGACTCCGTCCCCAAGTGACCGCACGGAAACACTGCATGTGCACCTGATGAGCGTGCCGGAGGTGCCAGACACCATTTCCACTACGCTAGATGACATGCCTAgcgcctctgcagcagcgccggggtGTAGTCATGTCACCACTCGCGTTCTTCTCGGGGACTCCCCCAGCGAAATCGTGATGGGGATTCGGCAACTTTTCGACAGGCTTCTCAGCACTGAGACGGAGAGCCTTTCCGGCACGGAGGTGTGCTGGCCTGCCTGCATGCTGTTCCCTGTGAACGTCCACACCCGTGATGACGAGAAGCGGCGGGCAGagcacgcggcgctgctgctgccgtatCAGGGTCTGCTGCACCATGAAAATGCCGTTCAAGTGTGGTCCACGTGGAAAGacctgcgccagcagcacgaggCAAACAAGGCTTTTGTCTTCCGTACTGGTGAGGCGTGGGAGCGGCACCTCGCCACCACTCCGCACACTGACCTCACTCCTGCATCCGCGCCGTCCCTGCCCGGGGCTGAGACGGTTTTGACCAGCGGAGCCTACGATTACTACCACTACCGTGTTGATGGCTTCCGCGATGATGGTTGGGGCTGTGCCTACCGTAGTCTGCAAACGGTCCTTTCCTGGTTTCAACATGCGGGTCTCATACGCGCCGCCATGCCATCCATCCGGGAAATTCAGGAGATTCTTTATGTGGTGGACCCGGACAAAGCAAACAAGAAAGCCTTTGTGGGCTCGTGTGACTGGATAGGCAGCTTCGAGATTATGCTGGTGTTGCAGCATTACTTGCCAGGCCTAGAGTGCACCATCAGGCGTCTAGAGAGTGGAAAAGACCTGGACACGGATTCCTCGGtgcagttgctgctgatggAACACTTCCGCAACCCACTCGCCCCGCCGGTGATGATAGGGGGCAGCagctacgcacacacgaTCCTTGGCGTCCACATAAACCTCCACACAGTGGAGGCGCAGTACCTGATCCTCGACCCGCACTACTCCGCCTACCCGACACAGCTCAAGACGGTCATCAAGAAGGGCTATGTGGGATGGAAAGAGGCCTCGAAGTTCTTTGAGGCGGGCAGCTGGTACAACTTATGCATCCCACGCGTGAACCTGTTCGATCCTCGATGA
- a CDS encoding hypothetical protein (TriTrypDB/GeneDB-style sysID: LpmP.20.3820) — protein sequence MDSTISLSAASDGSDTLLARLHDVYTRQKRKIAVQKRKQVDVELQAAAAHCSDQPVSLELLSDGTAALFNELEALLESRNGQSSASSREVTLLQHIRQQANRELRESLSFIEEGYTSGFEKILRECRFEERKASLPKAVASSLTTATVLNDVQHSKASAGASSTATLAAPSHLPVAETLSASISFMAESLAVLLQCEVVRVYLYDIHAHLQCVAQFPYRAQRADPMQSSYLAMMAVREVHHIVCQERLVINGWFSKSHDANEDSDTAAARSVVSSTTASGLEDIHTCLLLPIFSPQGAGKPYGMVHAVNKQCPTALGVTTNDSAEVTRVGFTAEDEMLASSVARVLGTLLSRYQVDSFAAGIGEKLRRSAFPGDAEVLSLTAHLPPTLRDEVQEAAEVAQLALSHLTPILVHRVPMNAIYETRTAAGEGRRRKLALLGPREGAISSVEFNLRCMNELWESSRDDNVTLHKQYRGLEEQVHRMRLLLRNLLDGVAAARAMPLSPNVALFLQNLEMYGRSERTERMAAYVSEQMLAIPAISVRGRGAVDTHAEVPQSESDTSTTHGHMKDSELQALRNRHACLNTVTPASLHFDGPSGVRAYTSDPAQKREQVRFIDELCRLAEEKNPLLPPAPRGDARRQAVPREPPAVTHATVARHPKPVVKPEPYPFVRPFKM from the coding sequence ATGGATAGCACCATTTCCCTCTCCGCTGCGTCTGACGGGTCGGATACCCTGCTGGCGCGTTTGCACGACGTTTACACACGGCAGAAACGCAAGATCGCTGTGCAGAAGCGCAAGCAGGTGGATGTCGAACTGcaagcagccgcggcgcactGTAGCGACCAGCCCGTGAGTCTCGAACTTCTCTCTGACGGTACGGCGGCCCTCTTCAACGAGCTGGAGGCGTTGCTGGAATCCCGCAATGGGCAGTCGAGCGCTTCTAGTCGAGAGGTGACACTACTGCAGCACATTCGACAACAAGCGAACCGGGAGCTGCGCGAGTCTCTTTCGTTCATTGAGGAGGGCTACACATCTGGGTTCGAAAAAATTCTCCGTGAATGCCGATTTGAGGAACGTAAAGCATCGCTTCCTAAGGCGGTCGCGTCCTCTTTGACCACAGCAACCGTGCTGAATGATGTGCAGCACTCGAAGGCGTCGGCGGGGGCATCATCGACGGCGACTTTagcagcgccttctcatCTTCCTGTGGCGGAGACGCTCTCAGCGTCCATCAGCTTTATGGCAGAATCtttggcagtgctgctgcaatGCGAGGTGGTGCGAGTGTACCTGTACGACATTCACGCGCACCTACAGTGTGTTGCTCAGTTTCCCTACCGTGCTCAACGTGCCGACCCCATGCAGTCAAGCTATCTCGCCATGATGGCGGTGCGCGAGGTTCACCACATTGTGTGCCAAGAGCGCTTGGTTATCAACGGCTGGTTCAGCAAATCACACGACGCAAACGAAGATAgtgacaccgctgctgcacgcagCGTCGTAAGTAGCACTACAGCCAGCGGGCTCGAGGACATTCACACCTGTCTGCTGCTTCCTATCTTCTCTCCGCAAGGGGCAGGAAAGCCGTACGGCATGGTGCACGCCGTCAACAAACAGTGTCCTACTGCCCTCGGAGTCACGACCAACGACTCGGCGGAAGTCACGCGCGTCGGCTTCACTGCGGAGGACGAGATGCTGGCATCAAGCGTTGCTCGCGTTCTCGGGACCCTCCTAAGCCGCTACCAAGTGGACTCCTTCGCCGCAGGCATCGGCGAGAAACTGCGTCGCAGCGCGTTTCCTGGCGACGCCGAGGTGCTAAGCCTTACAGCACATCTCCCGCCCACTCTGCGGGATGAAGTTCAGGAGGCTGCGGAGGTTGCGCAGCTGGCATTGTCCCACCTCACCCCGATCCTTGTGCATCGCGTACCCATGAATGCTATTTACGAGACTCGCACCGCGGCAGGAGAGGGACGGCGGCGTAAGCTCGCCCTGCTCGGACCTCGCGAAGGCGCCATCTCATCCGTTGAGTTCAATCTGCGCTGCATGAACGAGCTGTGGGAGAGCAGCCGAGATGATAACGTGACGCTACACAAGCAATACCGCGGCTTGGAAGAGCAGGTTCATCGCATGCGGCTACTCTTGCGTAACCTGCTCGACGGGGTGGCTGCCGCACGCGCGATGCCGCTTAGCCCTAACGTGGCGTTGTTTCTGCAAAACCTTGAGATGTATGGCCGAAGCGAACGGACAGAGCGCATGGCGGCGTACGTGTCAGAACAGATGCTAGCTATCCCGGCTATCTCCGTACGCGGACGTGGTGCCGTGGATACTCACGCGGAGGTTCCCCAATCGGAGTCGGACACCAGTACGACACACGGCCACATGAAAGACagcgagctgcaggcgctgcgcaaccGCCACGCTTGCCTCAACACAGTAACACCCGCGTCGCTGCACTTTGACGGGCCCAGCGGCGTCCGCGCGTACACTTCCGACCCAGCACAGAAGCGAGAGCAGGTGCGCTTCATTGACGAGCTCTGCCGTCTTGCCGAGGAAAAGAATCCGTTGCTGCCACCAGCGCCCCGTGGAGATGCTCGTCGGCAAGCGGTGCCACGCGAACCTCCTGCTGTTACTCACGCGACGGTAGCGAGACACCCTAAACCCGTGGTGAAGCCGGAGCCGTATCCATTCGTGCGTCCTTTCAAGAtgtga
- a CDS encoding geranylgeranyltransferase, putative (TriTrypDB/GeneDB-style sysID: LpmP.20.3800), translating into MGELPASSGPIVADLHLKFVHELDDNTQWKAQHLKMNGVYWGLSALVLLRRLDYKPDTVVNFVLSCYNSDGGFGGNTDMDSHLLPTMSAVQLLCIFDAVALIDVERTARWIASMQLPDGSFQGDEWGEVDTRFSYIALSCLRLLGRCNCIDVEAAVQYVLRCQNWDGGFGVSPGAESHAGQIFCCVGTLCIANALDRIDRNRVAAWLAMRQLPSGGLNGRPEKKADVCYSWWVVSSLSALGRIDWIDKEALFQYILSCQDTQDGGFSDKPGNQADVYHTFFALCGLSLLGYEGYNLDAINPVYALSYDALDRLKIAPEYGSQVGRRPPQS; encoded by the coding sequence ATGGGCGAGCTGCCTGCGTCATCCGGCCCCATTGTGGCGGACTTGCACCTAAAGTTTGTGCACGAGCTAGATGACAACACACAATGGAAAGCGCAGCATCTCAAGATGAACGGCGTCTACTGGGGACTCAGTGCACTTgtactgctgcgccgcttggACTATAAGCCAGACACCGTTGTCAATTTTGTACTCTCCTGCTACAACAGCGATGGCGGGTTTGGCGGCAATACAGACATGGATTCTCACCTGCTCCCTACCATGTCCGCCGTGCAGCTGTTGTGCATCTTTGACGCAGTCGCGCTCATTGATGTGGAGCGAACGGCACGCTGGATCGCGTCAATGCAGCTGCCGGACGGCTCTTTTCAAGGCGACGAGTGGGGCGAGGTGGACACTCGCTTCTCCTACATCGCCCTCAGCTGCCTTCGGCTCCTGGGGCGCTGCAACTGCATTGATGTCGAGGCGGCCGTCCAGTacgtgctgcggtgccagAACTGGGACGGTGGTTTCGGCGTCTCGCCTGGGGCAGAGAGCCACGCGGGTCAGATCTTCTGCTGCGTGGGTACTCTCTGTATAGCAAATGCCCTCGATCGCATCGACAGGAATCGCGTGGCAGCATGGCTGGCGATGCGCCAGCTTCCCTCTGGCGGCCTCAACGGGCGGccggagaagaaggcggacGTGTGCTACAGCTGGTGGGTTGTATCGTCCCTCTCCGCTCTTGGCCGCATTGACTGGATCGACAAGGAGGCGCTATTTCAGTACATCCTCAGCTGCCAGGACACGCAGGACGGTGGCTTCTCCGACAAACCGGGCAACCAAGCGGATGTGTATCACACCTTCTTTGCCCTTTGCGGGCTTAGCCTTCTGGGGTACGAGGGGTACAATCTGGATGCCATCAATCCTGTGTACGCGCTGTCCTACGATGCTTTGGATCGTCTGAAGATTGCACCGGAGTATGGCTCGCAGGTTGGACGGCGCCCGCCACAATCATGA
- a CDS encoding hypothetical protein (TriTrypDB/GeneDB-style sysID: LpmP.20.3760): MDFSLTMSAAPHRLWYIAGDMVKVRLSLTCVPEVAPDTQTKMTPLKGAPNHNHFSVDSSAAESHETDVRVGSLRVELVGLVELDTSVMKPINWPAAVSEKERPGSSHLGSSRYKMVYTLYSTGKQMLREDMQLKRYECAALEFVFRLPEGSPPTFKGQGADYRHDITIFATWYTVRSSSTAKATLPHLCKAKVPLTVFNSISTVAQLPLMSLFPLPPDSALVAENFHFQVAPLDTVPTPWRAAPLADVMLPQEAQLRTSLTVRYSAKARMQSSLATQRQPLSLMVPCLGVNILQVDLHSSCVSLGGYLQGSFTVLGTSQRPSNTTAGPGTHRQQDVEAPVPVSVSASLELLEYVTPESALVIDNTSMTDAREGGMENFACTYRRVIDHAQFCVVDTPYVPFEFPLPVGPVPASSITDITSFLWQLRVVVMVVSRKTLAQTAAPGVSQLGPLLSPVAAIFPLLVMPPSVPSKVRQGAAW, translated from the coding sequence ATGGACTTTTCACTCACCAtgagcgccgcgccgcaccggTTGTGGTACATCGCCGGCGACATGGTGAAGGTACGACTGAGCCTCACGTGCGTACCCGAGGTGGCGCCGGACACACAAACGAAAATGACACCGCTGAAAGGTGCGCCAAACCACAACCACTTCTCTGTGGACTCCTCCGCGGCGGAGTCACACGAGACAGATGTGCGCGTGGGATCACTCAGGGTGGAACTCGTAGGGCTTGTTGAGCTTGACACCAGTGTTATGAAACCTATCAACTGGCCAGCCGCAGTTtctgagaaagagaggccaGGGAGCTCCCATCTTGGCAGTAGTCGATACAAGATGGTGTACACGCTCTACAGCACGGGGAAACAGATGCTGCGGGAGGACATGCAGTTGAAAAGGTACGAGTGCGCCGCTCTGGAGTTCGTTTTTCGCCTACCAGAGGGGTCTCCGCCAACATTCAAGGGTCAGGGCGCTGACTACCGACATGATATCACCATATTTGCCACCTGGTACACGGTGCGATCGAGCTCCACTGCGAAGGCCACCTTACCACACCTCTGCAAGGCGAAGGTACCTCTGACAGTCTTTAACAGCATCTCTACTGTTGCCCAGCTACCTCTCATGtcgctcttccctctcccccctgaCTCAGCGCTCGTGGCCGAGAACTTCCACTTCCAGGTTGCACCCCTTGACACCGTCCCCACGCCGTGGAGGGCAGCGCCGCTAGCGGACGTCATGCTCCCGCAGGAAGCACAGCTTCGCACTTCTCTTACAGTACGTTATAGTGCGAAGGCGAGAATGCAGAGCAGCCTGGCCACCCAGAGGCAGCCTCTGTCGCTCATGGTGCCATGTTTGGGTGTCAACATACTTCAAGTTGACCTGCACTCCTCTTGTGTTTCCCTCGGCGGCTACCTGCAGGGTTCCTTCACTGTGCTGGGGACGAGCCAGAGGCCAagcaacaccaccgccgggCCCGGCACGCATCGCCAGCAAGACGTAGAAGCTCCGGTGCCAGTCTCTGTCAGCGCCtcgctggagctgctcgagTACGTCACGCCGGAGTCGGCTTTGGTGATAGACAACACCAGCATGACGGATGCCAGAGAAGGGGGTATGGAGAACTTCGCCTGCACGTACAGACGTGTCATCGATCACGCTCAGTTCTGCGTTGTCGACACCCCATATGTGCCCTTTGAGTTTCCTCTTCCAGTGGGGCCGGTGCCCGCCTCTTCCATCACGGACATCACTAGCTTCCTGTGGCAGCTccgtgtggtggtgatggtcgTATCGCGCAAAACACTAGCTCAAACTGCCGCCCCGGGCGTCAGTCAGCTTGGGCCGCTCCTATCGCCTGTCGCTGCTATTTTTCCTCTACTCGTGATGCCGCCATCAGTCCCGTCAAAGGTGCGACAGGGTGCAGCGTGGTAG